A single window of Chitinophagaceae bacterium DNA harbors:
- a CDS encoding TonB-dependent receptor, translating into MKLNLTILLSFFTVYSLFAEQIELSGKVTNTFNEPLAGVNIVIKGTTTGTTSDFDGNYTLRIPRQETTTVVFRFIGHQEQEVVILSSSNNVTRNIILQDSDIDLNPVIVSASRRQEKILDAPASITVLGQREIENNIALSPIDNLKTVPGIDIVNTGLVSSDVASRGFNNIFSGSILTIVDNRIARVPSLRVNAYQMIPNVDDDIERIEVLRGPASALYGPNSASGVMHIITRSPLDMEDDFETSISVGGGIERSVGTATIRHAAKINDRLGIKISGSYMQGQDWRFENPENELPSGDSIYLGRQSPEGRELTGEALPARLENFIRNYGGEIRLDYRFSDRSELILSGGLNSATNLELTGIGAAQAIDWRYGYGQARFRYGRLFTQFFVNTSNSGDTYLTRTGDLIVDRSKLYVAQIQHSSDFVDERLRLIYGVDALFTRPDTDGTINGRNEDSDGIDEFGAYVQGDFKINQQFSLVGATRLDYHNFVDDLFFSPRAGIIYKPTARHTFRATYNRAFGSPSSNNLSLDILQTQDVFGLGGMLGSENFFPGTNVRAIGNREGFTFSRTNGVPQYRSPFAPLVGATGDQFFDLQDENMKNAHWNVVTGIVRANFIAQGFPESIVDDILNNIIPNVLQDVEKKMMLATQQSDVPFRDVSPDDVKDLKSINNSITQTYEIGYKGILFDRLMFSADLYWSDISDFVSPLVVVTPNVFFDPQTMAAYLGPEIQAALEDPDNENLKNLLESFVDPNPGPFLTAVLTDASAQIPFGTVGFNEFADNDLYVTYTNIGSVNLWGADVGLTFLVNDDFRIFGSYSYASKDTFTVEGAQGGYISLNAPQHKASFGFDYQFSNIGLNVGGLWRWQDRFLANSAAYVGEVPAFNVIDVQAGYRMPFSENTRLSIYIQNVLNHEYQSFAGTPKLGRLTLLRLSHKF; encoded by the coding sequence ATAGTCATTAAGGGAACCACCACAGGTACAACTTCTGATTTTGATGGAAATTATACCCTTCGGATTCCTCGTCAGGAAACTACAACTGTAGTTTTTCGATTTATCGGGCATCAGGAGCAGGAAGTGGTCATACTTTCCAGTTCTAATAATGTCACCCGGAACATCATTTTACAGGATTCTGATATAGATTTAAATCCGGTTATTGTGAGTGCGTCCAGAAGACAGGAAAAGATTTTGGATGCTCCGGCGAGTATAACCGTTTTAGGACAGCGTGAAATAGAAAACAACATAGCCTTAAGTCCGATTGACAACCTGAAAACAGTTCCCGGCATAGACATCGTAAATACCGGTTTAGTTTCCAGTGATGTTGCTTCAAGAGGTTTTAATAATATTTTTTCGGGCTCTATTTTAACAATAGTAGATAACAGAATTGCCAGAGTACCTTCTCTAAGGGTTAATGCTTATCAAATGATACCCAATGTAGACGATGATATTGAGCGGATTGAAGTGCTGCGCGGACCGGCTTCGGCTTTGTACGGACCAAATAGTGCATCAGGTGTAATGCATATCATTACACGTTCTCCATTAGATATGGAAGATGACTTTGAAACAAGCATAAGTGTTGGCGGAGGTATTGAGCGAAGTGTTGGAACAGCAACCATCAGACATGCCGCAAAGATTAATGACAGGTTAGGGATTAAAATATCCGGCTCATATATGCAGGGACAAGACTGGCGATTTGAAAATCCTGAAAATGAATTACCATCAGGAGATTCGATATATTTAGGCAGACAATCCCCGGAGGGAAGAGAGCTCACAGGTGAGGCTTTACCGGCAAGATTAGAAAATTTTATTCGAAACTACGGAGGGGAAATTCGATTAGATTATCGTTTTAGCGACCGCTCAGAGTTAATTCTATCGGGAGGATTAAATAGTGCCACAAATCTTGAGCTTACCGGTATTGGAGCTGCTCAGGCAATTGACTGGAGATATGGTTATGGGCAGGCTCGTTTCAGATATGGTCGTTTATTTACTCAGTTTTTTGTAAATACCAGTAACTCGGGAGATACTTATTTAACCAGAACCGGGGATTTAATTGTTGACCGTTCAAAATTATATGTAGCACAAATACAGCATAGCAGCGATTTTGTAGATGAACGCTTACGTTTGATATATGGAGTTGATGCACTTTTTACCAGACCGGATACAGATGGAACTATTAATGGTAGAAATGAAGATAGTGATGGTATAGATGAATTTGGAGCCTATGTACAGGGTGATTTTAAGATAAATCAGCAATTTTCTTTAGTAGGAGCTACCAGACTGGACTATCATAACTTCGTTGATGATTTGTTTTTTTCACCCAGAGCAGGCATTATCTATAAGCCAACTGCACGTCATACGTTCAGAGCTACTTATAACAGAGCTTTTGGGTCACCATCCTCTAATAACTTAAGTTTGGATATTCTTCAGACGCAGGATGTATTTGGTTTAGGCGGGATGTTGGGAAGTGAAAACTTTTTCCCCGGAACGAATGTGAGAGCAATTGGAAACAGAGAAGGATTTACTTTTAGCAGAACTAACGGGGTGCCTCAATACCGCTCACCATTTGCTCCTTTAGTTGGAGCCACAGGTGATCAGTTTTTTGATTTACAAGATGAAAATATGAAAAATGCTCACTGGAATGTTGTTACCGGTATTGTTAGAGCAAACTTTATAGCTCAGGGATTCCCCGAGTCAATTGTTGATGATATTTTAAATAATATTATACCAAATGTACTGCAAGATGTAGAGAAAAAGATGATGTTAGCAACTCAGCAGTCAGACGTTCCTTTCAGAGATGTTAGTCCTGATGATGTAAAAGATTTAAAGTCGATCAATAATAGTATTACTCAAACTTATGAAATTGGCTATAAAGGAATTTTGTTTGACCGCCTGATGTTTAGTGCAGACTTATATTGGTCTGACATCAGTGATTTTGTCAGCCCCTTGGTAGTCGTTACTCCAAATGTATTTTTTGATCCACAAACGATGGCTGCCTATTTGGGGCCGGAAATTCAGGCTGCATTGGAAGACCCGGATAATGAAAACCTGAAAAATCTTTTAGAGAGCTTTGTTGACCCGAATCCGGGGCCTTTTTTAACGGCTGTTTTGACAGATGCTTCAGCGCAAATTCCATTTGGTACAGTTGGGTTTAATGAATTTGCCGATAATGATTTGTATGTTACTTATACCAATATTGGAAGTGTAAATCTTTGGGGTGCTGACGTTGGGTTAACCTTTTTAGTAAATGATGATTTCAGAATATTTGGATCCTATTCTTATGCCAGTAAAGACACTTTTACGGTGGAGGGCGCACAGGGGGGCTACATTTCGTTAAATGCACCTCAGCATAAAGCTTCATTTGGATTTGATTATCAGTTTTCAAATATAGGTTTGAATGTAGGCGGTCTTTGGCGCTGGCAAGATCGTTTTTTAGCTAATTCAGCTGCATATGTAGGTGAAGTACCGGCTTTTAATGTTATTGATGTACAGGCAGGTTACAGAATGCCTTTTTCTGAAAATACCAGATTGAGCATTTACATTCAGAACGTCTTAAACCATGAATATCAAAGTTTTGCAGGAACGCCAAAGTTGGGCAGACTGACTTTGCTCAGACTGTCACATAAATTTTAA